Proteins from a single region of Thermococcus sp. EP1:
- a CDS encoding HEPN domain-containing protein: MHLNYSWAYFKAQQAGELAVKALLYGLGIMAYGHSIKKLLDVLSKDIDVPNEMFRYARILDRHYIPPRYPDAYVEGSPYEFYGIEDAEEAIKAANVIIKFIMGVANDSIRKRD; encoded by the coding sequence ATACACTTAAACTACTCTTGGGCATATTTTAAGGCTCAACAAGCCGGAGAACTTGCAGTAAAAGCTCTTTTATACGGACTGGGAATAATGGCATACGGACATTCAATAAAGAAGCTCTTAGATGTTCTGTCAAAGGATATAGATGTCCCAAATGAAATGTTTAGATACGCAAGGATTTTGGACAGGCATTATATCCCACCCAGATATCCGGATGCATATGTAGAAGGGTCTCCCTACGAATTCTACGGTATCGAGGATGCTGAGGAGGCAATTAAAGCCGCTAATGTCATAATAAAATTCATAATGGGTGTTGCAAATGATTCCATACGAAAAAGAGATTAA
- a CDS encoding sugar phosphate nucleotidyltransferase — protein MKVLIMAGGYATRLWPITKGKPKPLLPVGDKYIIDYILEKTKDLGLEVHVSTNKFFEKHFKNWAEKNNIGLIVEETISEEEKLGTIGAIKYAVSELGVDDYLIVAGDNLFSFSLEDFLKHYNGKPLIAVYDVGDFELAKRYGVVLLEGNRVIDFQEKPLQPKSTLISTGVYAFPKDVIEKVDEYLERGNRDSPGYFIEWLLENDIEIYAYKFDDYWYDIGSADSYLEAMKTLLKESQIEEIQISPYSKIIPPVVIKKGARILGRSIVGPYAYIGENCVIENSDVSDSIIFNATVIRGSTIWRSIIDEKCEIRNLELKKSLVGGHAKIQRGE, from the coding sequence ATGAAAGTTTTAATAATGGCTGGCGGCTATGCCACTCGTTTGTGGCCGATCACAAAGGGTAAACCAAAACCCCTTTTACCTGTGGGAGATAAATATATTATCGATTACATCCTTGAGAAGACTAAGGATCTTGGTTTGGAAGTTCATGTATCCACCAACAAGTTCTTTGAGAAGCATTTTAAGAATTGGGCCGAAAAAAACAACATTGGGCTTATTGTAGAGGAAACCATAAGTGAAGAGGAAAAGCTGGGGACTATTGGAGCTATTAAATATGCAGTATCAGAACTTGGTGTTGATGATTATCTTATAGTTGCTGGTGACAATTTGTTCTCCTTTTCTCTGGAAGACTTTTTGAAACACTATAATGGAAAGCCGTTAATAGCGGTCTATGATGTCGGCGATTTTGAGCTGGCCAAGAGGTATGGTGTAGTCCTCCTTGAAGGGAACAGGGTCATTGATTTTCAGGAAAAACCTCTGCAACCAAAGTCCACATTGATAAGCACGGGTGTCTATGCTTTTCCAAAGGATGTTATAGAGAAAGTTGATGAATACCTTGAGAGAGGGAATAGGGATTCTCCAGGTTATTTCATAGAGTGGCTGTTGGAGAACGACATTGAAATTTATGCATACAAGTTCGATGATTACTGGTATGATATTGGTTCGGCTGACAGCTATTTGGAGGCTATGAAGACATTACTTAAGGAGAGTCAAATTGAAGAGATTCAGATAAGCCCCTACTCCAAGATCATCCCCCCAGTTGTGATTAAGAAGGGTGCCAGGATTCTTGGAAGGTCAATAGTTGGACCTTATGCTTATATTGGAGAAAACTGTGTGATTGAGAACTCTGATGTGAGTGACTCTATAATCTTTAATGCTACTGTGATAAGAGGTTCTACAATATGGCGTTCAATAATAGATGAAAAGTGCGAAATAAGAAACCTTGAGCTTAAGAAGAGTTTAGTTGGGGGTCATGCAAAGATACAGAGGGGGGAGTAG
- a CDS encoding stage II sporulation protein M gives MRIFYRLLVFSTFLFLIGAFLGFNSLNTPKSENMLSIYEKQNEIVPNFRFLFINNLKVILILSFGGVLTFGGLTIWSLIFNGIPLGLFLHSSWNLRHVGELKSFFLLILPHGVFEISALIIAGAAGFKIPYELLKFALGKKEEIITEEDAKEFFKLVGISIALILIAAIVEAKITLKIAEML, from the coding sequence ATGAGGATTTTTTACAGACTTTTAGTTTTTTCGACGTTTCTCTTCTTAATTGGGGCTTTTCTTGGTTTTAATTCATTGAATACACCTAAGAGTGAAAATATGCTCAGTATTTATGAAAAACAAAATGAAATAGTGCCAAACTTCAGATTTCTTTTTATAAATAATTTGAAAGTTATCCTCATTCTCTCCTTTGGTGGCGTTTTGACTTTTGGTGGTTTGACTATTTGGAGTTTGATATTTAATGGAATTCCTTTGGGGTTATTTTTGCATTCTTCATGGAACTTGCGTCATGTGGGCGAACTTAAGTCGTTCTTTCTTCTCATTCTTCCCCACGGTGTTTTTGAGATTTCTGCCTTGATTATTGCTGGTGCTGCAGGCTTTAAAATTCCTTACGAACTTTTGAAATTTGCCTTGGGTAAAAAGGAAGAAATAATCACTGAAGAAGATGCAAAAGAGTTTTTCAAACTTGTTGGAATCTCAATAGCTTTAATACTCATTGCGGCGATAGTTGAAGCAAAAATAACGTTAAAGATAGCAGAGATGCTTTAA
- a CDS encoding glycosyltransferase family 2 protein, translating into MVQELTVGVVACNRYRKLKQCLYSLRRNLKSIKSQVIVLNGCVDKKVEKLSKSISDDILVITPERRIGPSAARKLIAENTETEYLLFLDDDIIIRKNSVETLLEHLYKNPEVSIVSGAWNEYGKFRELGQIFIFGKKNGQKYVFKKFITVSEASGLGLTSISVHGVMSSMLVRTEIFKKINFDERYKFFYELFDFFMQAYYKELEVRALPNVVFDHRPEKYIGPTMRKLHDPEEDRKRFIEKWGVVPIGNLGLPIYRSLRYQICRRLGI; encoded by the coding sequence ATGGTTCAGGAATTAACAGTAGGTGTTGTGGCATGTAATAGATATCGTAAACTTAAACAATGCCTTTATTCTTTGAGGCGAAATTTGAAAAGCATAAAATCTCAAGTAATTGTCCTTAACGGATGTGTAGATAAAAAAGTAGAAAAACTTTCTAAAAGCATTAGCGATGACATACTTGTGATAACCCCAGAAAGACGGATAGGGCCTTCTGCAGCTAGAAAACTAATTGCAGAGAACACAGAAACTGAATATCTCTTATTTCTTGATGATGACATTATTATAAGAAAAAATTCTGTTGAGACTCTCCTTGAACACCTCTACAAGAATCCTGAAGTTTCAATAGTATCTGGAGCGTGGAATGAGTACGGGAAATTTAGAGAACTTGGTCAAATTTTTATTTTTGGGAAGAAAAATGGTCAAAAGTATGTTTTTAAGAAGTTTATAACGGTATCTGAAGCGAGTGGGTTAGGGCTAACCTCTATTAGCGTACATGGGGTCATGAGTTCAATGCTAGTTAGAACTGAAATCTTCAAAAAAATAAATTTCGATGAAAGGTATAAATTCTTTTATGAGCTCTTTGACTTTTTTATGCAAGCATACTATAAAGAGCTGGAAGTAAGGGCCTTACCAAATGTTGTATTTGATCATAGACCAGAAAAATACATTGGACCAACAATGAGGAAATTACATGATCCAGAGGAAGATAGAAAAAGGTTCATAGAAAAGTGGGGAGTAGTTCCAATTGGAAATTTAGGATTGCCGATATATAGGTCATTGAGATACCAGATATGCAGAAGACTTGGAATTTAG
- a CDS encoding stage II sporulation protein M has translation MNDNVSRSIFISFLLFFIGFLLGVSLSTHYTIHENDINIAPFLEKEFSEEKLSFSYIFTNNFKAALILSFGGTLTFGGLAFLNLVLNGMNLGALFYEALSLNDLNVFLLLTIPHGVFEIPGLIIAGATGFKIPYEVLRFALGKKEEIITEEDAKEFFKLVGISIVLIFIAAVIESTITMKIAKNI, from the coding sequence TTGAACGACAATGTTAGCAGGTCTATTTTCATTTCATTCTTACTATTTTTTATCGGATTTCTCCTTGGAGTCTCACTCTCAACTCATTATACAATTCATGAAAATGACATAAATATTGCCCCTTTTCTGGAAAAAGAGTTTAGTGAAGAAAAGCTAAGTTTTTCTTATATCTTCACCAACAATTTCAAAGCGGCTTTAATACTTTCTTTTGGTGGAACATTGACTTTTGGGGGTTTGGCATTCTTAAATCTAGTATTAAATGGCATGAACTTAGGTGCACTATTTTATGAAGCATTATCATTAAATGATTTGAACGTATTCCTACTCTTAACAATTCCTCATGGCGTTTTCGAAATCCCCGGCTTAATTATAGCCGGAGCCACTGGCTTTAAAATCCCCTATGAGGTATTGAGATTCGCTTTAGGCAAGAAGGAAGAAATAATCACTGAAGAAGATGCTAAAGAGTTTTTCAAGCTTGTGGGAATATCAATAGTTCTAATATTCATTGCAGCAGTAATTGAAAGCACAATCACAATGAAAATAGCTAAAAATATCTGA
- a CDS encoding flippase — protein sequence MSEVSRVLHRIARGTGIIFAGSVISMFFGFLSRAVIARYFTTSEYGVYNLALTVLSIALVIATLGFRNSLPRQVAFYQEIEPSKVRDLISTALIIAALNSLVWLLVLILGAKFISQVFNEMRLTHVLKLIAPALPFSALIGVIISVSRGFGRVREQVYFQNIFYPTLFLAFVVVGGLFKFSFSFVFLAYVAARAFTLLALTFDIWRSKLFEFRVSVNFKLGKELIKFSIPLMLTGITGFVMTWTDTLMLGYYWGSETVGLYNGAAPIARLLPLFLNSAGLVFPPLATVLYARGNIKELGRVYQILTKWIFLATFPLFSLVLLFPEATISFFFGVKYISAALALQILAFGFMFHTFFGLNWLSLVIIGENNFIMITNFISAAFNIILNTFLIPLYGLEGAATATAISYIIVNAMNSAKLYQRTKIHPFSWNYVKPLVISFVLLGLIKNLNLVVSNIWYALPILAVFLGVYFFLVLFSKSVDEEDIELLLAIERKFGIRLKIVEKVLKRFV from the coding sequence ATGAGTGAGGTAAGTCGGGTTCTGCATAGGATTGCGAGAGGAACGGGGATTATTTTTGCTGGAAGTGTTATTTCGATGTTTTTTGGGTTCTTGAGTAGGGCTGTGATAGCGAGATATTTTACTACTTCAGAGTATGGCGTTTATAATCTTGCCTTGACAGTTTTGAGTATTGCCCTTGTGATAGCCACTCTTGGGTTTCGGAACTCCCTTCCAAGGCAGGTGGCATTTTACCAAGAGATAGAGCCCTCAAAAGTTAGGGATTTAATATCAACAGCTTTGATTATTGCAGCGTTGAACAGTCTAGTATGGTTGCTGGTTTTAATTCTCGGAGCGAAATTCATCTCTCAAGTTTTTAATGAGATGAGATTAACTCATGTTTTAAAACTCATTGCTCCTGCCTTGCCCTTTTCAGCTTTGATTGGAGTCATAATCTCTGTTTCTCGAGGTTTTGGGAGAGTGAGAGAACAGGTTTATTTTCAGAACATTTTTTATCCGACATTATTTTTGGCTTTTGTTGTTGTAGGGGGATTGTTTAAGTTTTCTTTTTCCTTTGTTTTCCTTGCTTATGTTGCTGCCCGGGCTTTTACCCTTTTGGCACTAACTTTTGACATTTGGAGGAGTAAATTGTTTGAGTTTAGGGTTTCAGTGAATTTTAAGCTTGGAAAAGAGTTGATTAAGTTTTCAATACCCCTAATGTTGACTGGTATTACGGGATTTGTCATGACGTGGACTGATACGTTGATGCTTGGTTATTATTGGGGCTCTGAAACTGTTGGTTTATATAATGGGGCTGCTCCAATTGCTAGGCTTTTGCCATTATTTTTAAACTCCGCAGGGCTGGTTTTTCCACCTTTAGCAACTGTTCTCTATGCTAGGGGGAATATTAAGGAACTTGGAAGGGTGTATCAGATTTTAACCAAATGGATATTTTTAGCCACTTTCCCGTTGTTTTCTCTAGTTCTCTTGTTTCCTGAGGCCACTATAAGCTTCTTCTTTGGGGTTAAGTATATCTCGGCAGCTTTGGCCCTTCAGATTTTGGCTTTTGGCTTCATGTTTCACACATTTTTTGGATTGAATTGGTTGAGTTTAGTAATCATTGGCGAGAACAACTTTATTATGATTACTAATTTTATCTCTGCAGCATTTAACATAATATTGAACACATTTCTGATCCCACTTTATGGCCTTGAAGGGGCAGCTACGGCAACTGCAATTTCCTATATTATAGTCAATGCAATGAATTCGGCAAAGCTTTATCAGAGAACTAAAATTCACCCTTTTAGCTGGAATTATGTAAAGCCATTGGTGATTAGTTTTGTATTGTTGGGGTTAATTAAGAATTTGAACTTGGTGGTGTCTAATATATGGTATGCACTGCCTATTTTAGCAGTGTTTTTAGGGGTTTATTTCTTTTTAGTACTGTTTAGTAAAAGTGTTGATGAGGAGGATATTGAGTTGCTTTTGGCAATAGAGAGGAAATTTGGGATTAGGTTGAAAATAGTAGAAAAAGTATTAAAAAGATTTGTTTAA
- a CDS encoding nucleotidyltransferase domain-containing protein, with amino-acid sequence MIPYEKEIKEYVKNIKEKLDPKLIILHGSIAKGTFGLGSDVDLLVVSDELPKNFNERLRLLYELDNTRAPLDIKGYTSKEFKKMILKGHPLVLDALEDGIVLFSKKEFLQEVNKLFKKAKRSFKRIENGWMKVKR; translated from the coding sequence ATGATTCCATACGAAAAAGAGATTAAAGAATACGTCAAGAATATTAAAGAAAAACTCGACCCCAAGCTGATTATTCTTCACGGATCAATAGCAAAGGGGACCTTTGGTCTGGGGAGTGATGTTGATCTTCTTGTGGTCTCAGATGAGCTTCCCAAGAATTTCAATGAGAGATTGAGATTACTTTACGAACTGGACAACACAAGAGCCCCGCTTGATATAAAGGGATATACAAGTAAAGAGTTCAAGAAGATGATATTAAAGGGTCATCCCCTTGTGTTAGATGCCCTAGAGGATGGGATAGTACTCTTTTCAAAGAAAGAATTCTTGCAAGAAGTCAACAAACTCTTTAAAAAGGCCAAAAGGTCATTTAAACGCATTGAAAATGGATGGATGAAAGTTAAGAGATAA
- a CDS encoding NAD-dependent epimerase/dehydratase family protein — protein sequence MKILVTGGAGFIGSHLVDRLMEDGHEVRVLDDLSAGSLENLKQWIDHERFEFMQGDLRRRDVCEKAVKGVDAVFHLAANPEVRIGTQSPELLYETNVLITYNLLEAIRKEDVKALAFTSSSTVYGEAKRIPTPEDYGPLEPISVYGGAKLAAEALIAGYAHTFDIKAVVFRLANIIGKRSNHGVIYDFINKLKANPDRLEILGDGTQRKSYLHVSDTIEAMLYLFKEFLKEDKIYDAYNIGSEDWITVTEIAEIVSKEMGLTPEFYFTGGVDGGRGWKGDVKIMLLSIEKAKAKGWKPKMNSREAVERTVKELLGKI from the coding sequence ATGAAAATTCTGGTTACTGGCGGTGCTGGATTTATAGGTTCTCATCTTGTGGATAGACTTATGGAAGATGGTCATGAAGTTAGAGTTCTCGATGATTTAAGTGCAGGAAGCTTAGAAAACCTCAAACAGTGGATTGATCATGAGCGTTTTGAATTTATGCAGGGAGACCTGAGAAGGAGAGACGTTTGTGAAAAAGCAGTAAAAGGAGTGGATGCTGTTTTTCATCTTGCTGCAAATCCTGAAGTCAGGATTGGCACTCAAAGTCCAGAGCTTTTATATGAGACTAACGTTCTCATAACCTACAACCTCCTTGAGGCCATAAGAAAAGAAGATGTAAAAGCACTGGCCTTTACTTCCTCCTCAACCGTTTATGGGGAAGCAAAAAGGATACCAACTCCCGAAGATTACGGGCCTTTAGAGCCAATAAGCGTCTATGGTGGAGCAAAGTTAGCAGCTGAAGCATTAATAGCGGGCTATGCTCACACATTTGACATAAAAGCTGTAGTTTTTAGGCTGGCGAATATAATAGGGAAGAGGTCAAACCATGGAGTTATCTATGATTTCATAAACAAGCTCAAGGCAAATCCCGACCGCTTGGAGATTTTAGGCGATGGAACACAAAGGAAAAGTTATCTCCACGTTAGCGATACTATTGAGGCCATGCTCTATTTGTTTAAGGAATTTTTAAAGGAGGACAAAATCTACGATGCTTATAATATCGGCAGTGAAGATTGGATCACGGTTACAGAGATAGCGGAGATAGTGAGCAAGGAAATGGGTCTAACTCCAGAGTTCTACTTTACTGGCGGTGTGGATGGAGGACGAGGATGGAAGGGTGATGTCAAGATCATGCTACTAAGCATAGAGAAGGCCAAAGCAAAGGGCTGGAAGCCCAAGATGAACAGCAGAGAAGCCGTAGAGAGGACTGTAAAAGAGCTTTTGGGAAAAATTTAA
- a CDS encoding glycosyltransferase family 4 protein, whose protein sequence is MKGENTPTRKILWILPFKDPLSGNTGGRARVRYLFHLFKELNAEISLLLPELPLTEYPIKVRSYNLSFKRLNILKKFFLTFISFNPKYIHEILSFLKEINDREMIIQTMPNGALFTLFLKKTKNIGVTYDAHNVEIERYSQYALTTVEGSTFKYWLNRLKITINEFIMAKYADHIFTISYRDKKEFLRIYNINPEKIIVVPPNINIKDAPWEEIKKRSSVKRYVLVFHGTYTYLPNREAIEIIQKEIAPKVKEATFIIAGTAVPKQHSKGNVSFIGFVENLNTFLSSCDIAIVPLKRGAGIKIKILDYMVAGLPIVTTKKGAEGLDLINNKHAIIVNDVNEEFIASIKYLIVNPKIRKKIGHNAKKLIKKRYSKESREIWGKLRWVLHRF, encoded by the coding sequence ATGAAAGGAGAGAACACCCCCACACGCAAGATCTTGTGGATATTACCATTTAAAGATCCCCTCAGCGGAAACACTGGGGGGAGAGCTAGAGTTAGATATCTATTTCACCTCTTCAAAGAGTTAAATGCTGAGATTTCACTGCTCCTCCCAGAACTTCCCTTAACTGAATATCCCATTAAAGTCAGATCATACAATTTAAGCTTTAAACGTTTAAACATTCTTAAAAAATTCTTTTTAACATTTATCTCTTTTAATCCAAAATACATACACGAGATATTGTCATTCCTAAAAGAAATTAATGATAGAGAAATGATAATCCAAACAATGCCTAACGGTGCCCTTTTTACCCTATTTCTTAAAAAGACAAAAAATATTGGTGTAACCTATGATGCTCACAATGTTGAAATCGAAAGATATTCTCAATATGCACTCACTACAGTGGAAGGATCCACGTTCAAATATTGGTTAAATAGGCTTAAAATCACTATAAACGAGTTTATAATGGCTAAATATGCAGATCATATATTCACGATTAGCTATAGGGATAAAAAAGAATTTTTAAGAATTTATAACATAAATCCTGAAAAAATAATAGTAGTCCCTCCAAATATTAATATTAAAGATGCACCTTGGGAGGAGATTAAAAAACGCTCAAGCGTTAAAAGATACGTTTTAGTATTTCACGGTACATATACATATCTCCCAAACAGAGAGGCAATTGAAATTATTCAAAAAGAGATAGCTCCTAAAGTAAAGGAGGCCACTTTCATAATAGCTGGAACTGCTGTACCTAAACAACACTCAAAAGGGAATGTATCGTTTATTGGCTTTGTTGAAAATTTAAATACTTTTCTTTCCTCTTGTGATATAGCAATAGTACCCTTGAAAAGAGGAGCCGGTATAAAGATTAAAATACTCGACTATATGGTCGCAGGTTTGCCAATTGTCACAACTAAGAAAGGTGCTGAAGGTTTAGACTTAATCAATAATAAACACGCAATAATAGTCAATGATGTTAATGAAGAGTTTATAGCATCCATAAAGTATCTAATCGTAAATCCCAAAATTAGAAAAAAAATTGGACATAACGCAAAAAAACTCATAAAAAAGAGATATAGTAAAGAATCAAGAGAGATATGGGGGAAATTAAGGTGGGTGTTACACAGGTTTTAA
- a CDS encoding transglutaminase family protein translates to MKYIKIKLTLLMLLLLTATPTSALTIPIGTLETKYIIISENRPTILGVSLNYDISMSELYGSIIEGRYEISLANYSVEYAMYTGKRKIIWAPPVKSSKFIPQYNESVYLPEDLKKIVKEIAESSDTVAEFAWRVSWFVHKTITYEDVSYITELGRVIFTKNETNWLIDEIWEKKKGVCRHKAILAQQMLRYAGINAEYVGGYVLVPVGGSHKYIEPSELNTIPELVQFSTHTGLGHAWVIVNDPEVGWYPIDPTRQRDPLHPILHDNIAVYVGNYTPFAPDEIPLFRLESVQNYTTNANEVRYKGMKIIESSETGIVIYNPKDDQIDYYSGGYALIIPQSFNWSYEKYFQNNTINTNITVIHRKGKYYVKIDGIEMPLYFTNGGKVVKPLYKKGEYYVYRESDIPIIDEKASFETPYYLLKVDVKEDIFMEIPGAKIPNSPLLFQRVILPY, encoded by the coding sequence ATGAAGTACATAAAAATAAAATTAACGCTTTTAATGCTATTACTCTTAACAGCAACCCCTACAAGTGCTTTAACAATTCCCATTGGCACCCTCGAAACCAAGTACATAATTATATCCGAAAACCGCCCCACAATCCTAGGGGTCTCTCTAAATTATGATATCTCAATGAGTGAGTTATATGGCTCAATAATAGAAGGAAGGTATGAAATAAGCCTAGCAAACTACAGCGTTGAGTATGCTATGTATACAGGAAAAAGGAAAATTATTTGGGCACCCCCGGTTAAGTCCTCAAAATTTATCCCCCAATATAATGAGTCCGTGTATCTTCCTGAAGATTTGAAAAAAATAGTGAAAGAAATTGCAGAGTCTAGTGACACCGTCGCTGAATTTGCATGGCGAGTTTCGTGGTTTGTCCACAAAACCATAACGTATGAAGATGTTTCTTACATAACTGAACTTGGGCGTGTGATTTTTACCAAAAATGAAACGAATTGGCTGATTGACGAAATATGGGAAAAGAAAAAAGGTGTTTGTAGGCACAAGGCAATTTTGGCACAACAAATGCTTAGATATGCTGGTATTAATGCAGAATACGTTGGAGGCTACGTTTTAGTCCCTGTAGGTGGAAGCCACAAATATATTGAGCCGTCCGAACTCAACACAATACCAGAGTTAGTACAGTTCTCAACCCACACAGGCCTAGGCCATGCATGGGTTATTGTAAATGATCCTGAAGTAGGCTGGTATCCCATAGATCCAACAAGGCAGAGAGATCCTCTCCACCCGATACTCCACGACAACATCGCAGTATACGTTGGAAATTACACCCCCTTTGCACCAGACGAAATTCCCCTTTTCAGACTCGAAAGTGTGCAAAATTACACCACCAATGCTAATGAAGTGAGATATAAAGGTATGAAAATAATTGAATCCAGCGAAACCGGTATAGTGATTTACAACCCCAAAGACGACCAAATTGATTACTATTCTGGTGGTTATGCGTTAATAATCCCCCAATCATTTAATTGGTCTTATGAGAAGTACTTCCAGAACAACACGATAAACACTAATATAACGGTAATACACAGAAAAGGAAAGTACTATGTTAAAATCGATGGAATTGAGATGCCTTTATATTTCACAAATGGGGGCAAGGTAGTAAAACCCCTGTATAAAAAAGGAGAGTATTACGTGTACAGGGAAAGTGATATTCCCATAATAGACGAAAAGGCCTCTTTTGAGACACCATATTACTTGTTAAAGGTGGATGTAAAAGAGGATATTTTCATGGAAATCCCTGGAGCTAAAATACCAAACTCACCTCTTCTGTTCCAGCGTGTGATCCTTCCATATTAA
- a CDS encoding glycosyltransferase family 4 protein: MKILIIFPRNIYNPKSGKERRVNNLVRALSTFGDIVTLESEEYKNQPNPLSKRRYFFKYKIFRAFLIDFNPSYVFSLFRVLKKEQPTVVQLSYPWGIPIAALLRKILKLKFLLIYDAHDVEAQRCYEVVLKDPSHGILKPLVYLRCLYERIIERIATSVSDIIITVSREDKKRFCERYFLSSNIINTIPIGSFITRISRHYKTNSKLKLGLDKKTIVLLFHGVFTYYPNKEAVDLIQNYIEPQIGKKYENLVFIIAGKGLPRNEVRKLKILGFVDDLSLVLASGDIAIVPILKGGGSRTKIFEYISVGLPIVSTKKGAEGIELVNGKHAILTKEVNEEFINSIERLIQNPKLRKKIGFNAKILAEKRYDIKNLQEEISKHYFSCYERRYNDLIGEGL; encoded by the coding sequence ATGAAAATCCTAATAATTTTTCCCCGAAATATTTACAACCCAAAATCAGGAAAAGAAAGGAGAGTTAATAATCTCGTAAGAGCCTTGTCTACATTTGGGGATATTGTAACGCTTGAATCAGAGGAGTATAAAAATCAACCAAATCCTCTATCGAAGCGAAGGTACTTTTTTAAATATAAGATTTTCAGAGCATTTTTAATAGATTTTAACCCAAGCTACGTTTTTTCGCTTTTTAGAGTCCTAAAAAAAGAGCAACCCACAGTAGTACAGCTTTCTTACCCATGGGGAATCCCAATTGCCGCTCTCTTACGCAAGATCTTAAAGTTGAAATTTCTCCTAATTTATGATGCACATGATGTCGAAGCCCAAAGATGTTATGAGGTAGTTTTAAAAGATCCAAGTCATGGAATATTAAAGCCCCTAGTATATTTAAGGTGTTTATATGAGAGGATAATTGAACGTATAGCTACTAGTGTTTCCGATATAATAATTACAGTAAGCAGAGAAGACAAAAAAAGATTTTGTGAAAGGTACTTTCTAAGCAGTAATATTATTAACACCATCCCCATAGGATCCTTTATTACAAGGATCTCCAGACACTATAAAACTAACAGTAAACTGAAATTGGGGTTAGATAAGAAAACTATTGTTTTACTTTTCCATGGTGTATTTACATATTACCCCAACAAAGAAGCCGTTGATCTCATACAAAATTATATCGAACCCCAAATTGGAAAAAAATATGAAAATCTTGTGTTTATAATAGCAGGGAAGGGTCTCCCAAGAAACGAAGTCAGAAAATTAAAAATTTTGGGTTTTGTCGATGATTTATCTTTAGTATTAGCCTCAGGAGACATTGCTATTGTTCCTATTCTCAAAGGAGGGGGAAGTAGAACAAAGATTTTTGAGTACATTAGCGTAGGATTGCCAATTGTTTCTACAAAAAAAGGTGCTGAAGGTATTGAACTTGTAAACGGAAAACATGCAATATTGACCAAAGAGGTCAATGAAGAGTTTATAAATAGTATTGAGAGACTAATTCAAAATCCAAAACTCAGAAAAAAGATAGGATTTAACGCTAAGATACTTGCAGAAAAAAGGTATGATATAAAAAACCTTCAAGAAGAGATAAGTAAACACTACTTTAGCTGTTATGAACGTAGATATAACGATTTAATAGGCGAGGGCTTATGA